A single genomic interval of Acidovorax sp. 1608163 harbors:
- the cysN gene encoding sulfate adenylyltransferase subunit CysN — MAHTTQSQTAPYPARNSDTTHLGDWLARQAEQDTLRFITCGSVDDGKSTLIGRLLWESHHIFDDQLAAVTAASKRHGTQGDNIDLALLLDGLSAEREQGITIDVAYRFFGTARRKFIVADTPGHEQYTRNMVTGASTADLAVILIDARKGLLMQTRRHARLVSLMGIRHITLAINKMDLVGFDAKVFERIAHDFGTLAEGLQFGTVTAIPISALQGDNITTRSARTPWYSGPTLLGYLETAQIHPATDQRLVFPVQYVNRPQADFRGLSGTVASGRIAVGTAVRVTASGQTAQIKRIITPAGDASEALPGSSITVVLDKEVDASRGDILASADAPLEMTDQFTATVIWMHEDKGMVGRNYELKLAGQWSGASLTSIKHRIDVNTGAHESCRQLGLNDIAACNLALSRPVVFDAYITSHTLGAFILVDRFTQATVAAGLITHNLRRADNVHRQALSITLQDRERLNGHKGKVIWFTGLSGSGKSTIANALEKELHAQGKRTYILDGDNIRQGLNRDLGFTDADRVENIRRVAEVAKLMMDAGLIVMTAFISPFRQEREMARALIGKENFVEVFVATPLTECERRDPKGLYKKARNGLLPNMTGISSPYEQPNNPSVVIETAANAIDGIVKQLLQELSK, encoded by the coding sequence ATGGCACACACCACCCAATCGCAAACAGCCCCATACCCGGCACGCAATAGCGACACAACCCACCTAGGCGACTGGCTCGCACGGCAGGCAGAACAAGACACGCTACGTTTTATCACTTGCGGCAGCGTAGACGACGGCAAAAGTACCCTGATAGGGCGTCTTTTGTGGGAATCTCACCATATTTTTGACGACCAACTGGCTGCGGTAACTGCCGCTTCTAAACGGCATGGAACACAAGGCGACAACATTGACTTGGCGCTATTGCTAGACGGCCTGTCTGCCGAGCGGGAACAAGGCATCACCATCGACGTGGCCTACCGATTCTTCGGCACAGCACGGCGCAAGTTCATCGTGGCAGACACTCCAGGGCATGAGCAATACACCCGGAACATGGTGACTGGCGCCTCTACCGCCGACTTGGCGGTCATCCTGATCGATGCAAGAAAAGGCTTGCTGATGCAAACACGGCGGCACGCCCGCCTAGTTTCACTGATGGGCATTCGTCACATAACGTTGGCCATCAACAAGATGGATTTGGTAGGGTTTGACGCCAAAGTGTTTGAACGCATCGCACATGACTTTGGCACGCTGGCCGAAGGCCTGCAGTTTGGCACCGTGACAGCTATCCCAATCTCTGCATTGCAGGGCGACAACATCACCACCCGCTCTGCCCGAACACCCTGGTATAGCGGCCCCACACTCTTGGGATACCTGGAAACGGCGCAAATCCATCCAGCCACCGACCAGCGATTGGTATTTCCCGTGCAATACGTCAACCGGCCCCAGGCCGATTTCAGAGGCTTGAGCGGCACCGTTGCTAGTGGACGAATCGCTGTGGGGACCGCGGTCCGTGTTACGGCATCGGGCCAAACCGCGCAAATTAAACGCATCATTACCCCGGCCGGAGACGCCTCAGAAGCCTTGCCAGGAAGCTCCATCACCGTAGTGCTGGACAAAGAAGTGGATGCATCGCGCGGCGACATCCTTGCCAGCGCGGACGCGCCGCTTGAAATGACCGACCAGTTCACCGCAACCGTGATCTGGATGCATGAAGACAAAGGTATGGTGGGCCGAAACTACGAACTAAAACTGGCAGGCCAATGGTCAGGCGCATCGCTGACCAGCATCAAGCACCGCATCGACGTCAACACTGGCGCTCACGAATCGTGCCGACAACTCGGTCTGAACGACATTGCCGCATGCAATCTGGCCCTAAGCCGCCCAGTGGTGTTTGACGCCTACATCACATCGCACACGCTGGGTGCCTTTATTTTGGTAGACCGCTTCACCCAGGCCACCGTGGCCGCAGGCCTGATTACACACAACCTGCGCCGCGCAGACAACGTGCACCGGCAAGCCCTCAGCATCACTCTGCAAGACCGCGAGCGGCTAAACGGCCATAAAGGCAAAGTAATCTGGTTCACCGGTCTTTCTGGCTCTGGTAAATCCACCATTGCCAATGCGCTGGAAAAAGAACTGCATGCCCAAGGCAAACGTACCTACATTCTGGATGGCGACAACATTCGCCAAGGGTTGAACAGAGACTTGGGCTTTACCGATGCTGACCGGGTGGAGAACATCCGCCGCGTGGCAGAGGTGGCCAAACTCATGATGGATGCAGGCTTGATAGTGATGACTGCCTTCATTTCCCCTTTCCGCCAAGAGCGTGAAATGGCACGTGCACTCATCGGTAAGGAAAACTTTGTAGAGGTGTTTGTCGCGACCCCCCTCACGGAGTGCGAACGGCGTGATCCCAAAGGCCTCTACAAAAAGGCGCGGAATGGATTGCTGCCCAATATGACCGGAATCAGCAGCCCCTATGAACAGCCGAACAATCCATCCGTCGTGATCGAAACCGCTGCCAACGCTATTGACGGCATCGTCAAACAACTACTGCAGGAATTATCCAAGTGA
- a CDS encoding IS5 family transposase (programmed frameshift) gives MRAKYPSDISPEQFEPIRALLESARKSTRPRSVDLYEVFCAVLYLLRTGCQWRALPSDFPKWRTVHAYFAIWSEPREGGSLLEQALKNQVGAAREKLGRNASSTFLIVDAQSVKNTETAGSKGYDAGKKVSGIKRHIAVDTLGLPHAVAVTTAEVTDRKGALQALQRCKPALSRVQALLCDSGYVGRPFAQGVQDILGGHVVAQIAKRSELHTFKVMPQRWVVERSFAWLEKNRRLWKNCERLLNTSLQFVHLAFLALLLKRS, from the exons ATGAGAGCCAAGTACCCCAGCGACATTAGCCCCGAGCAATTTGAACCCATCCGTGCCTTGCTGGAGAGTGCCCGCAAGAGTACGCGCCCACGCAGTGTTGATCTGTATGAGGTGTTCTGCGCAGTGCTCTATTTGCTGCGCACCGGTTGCCAGTGGCGGGCGTTGCCCAGTGACTTTCCCAAGTGGCGCACGGTGCATGCGTACTTTGCCATCTGGAGCGAGCCGCGTGAGGGAGGCAGCCTGCTGGAGCAGGCTTTA AAAAATCAGGTTGGCGCGGCCCGAGAGAAACTGGGGCGCAACGCCTCAAGCACGTTCTTGATCGTGGACGCGCAGAGCGTGAAGAACACGGAAACGGCGGGCAGCAAGGGCTATGACGCGGGCAAGAAAGTCTCGGGAATCAAGCGCCATATTGCAGTGGACACGCTAGGGCTGCCGCACGCCGTTGCGGTGACGACGGCAGAGGTGACGGACCGCAAAGGGGCTTTGCAGGCACTGCAGCGCTGCAAACCTGCTTTGAGCCGGGTGCAAGCCCTGTTGTGTGACAGCGGCTATGTGGGCCGGCCGTTTGCCCAGGGCGTCCAAGACATTCTGGGCGGACACGTCGTGGCACAGATCGCCAAGCGCAGTGAACTGCATACGTTCAAGGTGATGCCCCAGCGTTGGGTGGTGGAGCGCAGCTTTGCCTGGTTGGAGAAGAACAGGCGGTTGTGGAAGAACTGCGAGAGGTTGCTGAACACCAGCTTGCAGTTCGTCCATCTGGCATTCTTGGCTCTGCTGCTCAAAAGATCTTGA
- a CDS encoding glycosyltransferase family 2 protein → MIDVVAERKLISIVTPCYNEGENVVELHLRIAAVMENLPYDYEHIYIDNASTDSTVKEIKNIAARDKRVKLIVNARNFGHIKSPYYGILQSRGDACILIASDLQDPPEMIAEFVKKWEEGFKTVLAVKPESEESASMFFIRKIYYKLISNISEVPLIENATGAGLFDRVVVNILRNIDDPYPYFRGLLCEIGFPVATVPFRQPRRQRGISSNNFYTLYDMAMLGITNHSKVPLRLMALGGFLLSILSLLTAISFLVAKFLFWESFQLGIAPVLIGVFFFGAVQTFFIGMLGEYIGSIHTKIRNMPLVIESERVNFDK, encoded by the coding sequence ATGATTGATGTTGTGGCTGAAAGAAAGCTGATAAGTATTGTTACTCCTTGTTATAACGAAGGGGAAAATGTGGTTGAGCTGCATCTACGTATTGCTGCAGTCATGGAAAATTTGCCGTACGATTATGAGCATATCTATATAGACAACGCATCAACCGACAGTACAGTCAAAGAGATAAAAAATATAGCAGCTCGAGATAAGCGTGTAAAGCTAATTGTAAATGCGCGTAATTTTGGTCATATTAAATCACCTTATTACGGTATTCTTCAGTCTCGTGGTGATGCCTGTATCCTGATTGCTTCCGATCTGCAGGATCCTCCGGAAATGATCGCGGAATTCGTGAAAAAATGGGAGGAAGGTTTTAAGACGGTTTTGGCGGTTAAGCCTGAGAGTGAAGAATCAGCCTCGATGTTTTTTATTAGAAAAATATACTATAAATTAATTTCTAATATATCTGAGGTGCCTCTGATCGAAAATGCTACCGGGGCTGGTCTTTTTGATCGGGTTGTTGTTAATATTTTACGTAATATAGATGATCCGTATCCATATTTTCGCGGGCTTTTGTGTGAGATAGGTTTTCCTGTTGCAACCGTACCATTTCGGCAGCCACGGCGGCAGCGTGGTATTAGCAGTAATAATTTTTATACGCTATACGATATGGCGATGTTGGGGATTACGAACCATTCGAAAGTTCCCTTGAGATTGATGGCTTTGGGTGGGTTTTTGTTGTCAATTCTGAGTTTGCTTACTGCTATAAGTTTTTTGGTTGCAAAATTTTTATTTTGGGAATCTTTTCAACTGGGTATTGCTCCAGTTTTGATCGGTGTTTTTTTCTTTGGCGCAGTTCAAACTTTTTTTATTGGCATGTTAGGCGAGTACATCGGCTCCATACATACAAAGATCCGAAATATGCCGTTGGTGATTGAATCAGAACGTGTCAATTTTGATAAATAG
- a CDS encoding GtrA family protein, with translation MKYLFLLERLADPKIIRLLGASVVNTVFGYSVYAALLFFSTPYLIALFVATIVGVIFNYFSFARLVFNEHGNWAVYSGLL, from the coding sequence ATGAAGTATCTATTTCTTCTTGAGAGACTCGCTGATCCAAAAATTATAAGACTCCTGGGTGCCAGCGTTGTGAATACTGTATTTGGATACTCTGTATATGCTGCGTTGCTATTTTTTAGTACGCCCTATTTGATTGCTTTGTTTGTGGCGACCATTGTTGGGGTGATTTTTAATTACTTTAGTTTTGCTCGATTGGTATTTAATGAGCATGGGAATTGGGCTGTTTATTCCGGTTTATTGTAG
- a CDS encoding NAD(P)-dependent oxidoreductase has translation MRLAILGATSQIATDLVLSFAAQSSHDLVLYARRPEVVSQWLTSRGLVGRYAFADFTAFSADEHFDAILNFVGVGNPAQAAAMGASIFDITLKYDEMAMHYVRQHPECRYLFLSSGAAYGASFDVPVDENTKAVIAINNLQPTDWYAVAKLHAECRHRALPQLPIIDIRVFNYFSCTQNISARFLITDMLRAIRENVVLKISSEYIVRDYLHPSDFYKLISALLCSPAANAAVDCYSRAPVDKPNLLTVFEREFGLKYEITQASNSVNATGNKPYYYSLNTRAANFGYQPALTSLEGLVKEMQIFLQGLPRDFFGK, from the coding sequence ATGCGCCTAGCCATACTCGGTGCCACCAGCCAGATCGCCACAGACCTGGTGCTGTCATTTGCCGCGCAAAGCAGCCATGACTTGGTGTTGTACGCCCGTCGTCCCGAAGTCGTATCGCAATGGCTGACAAGCCGTGGTTTGGTGGGGCGATATGCGTTTGCCGATTTCACGGCCTTCAGCGCGGACGAGCACTTTGACGCCATCCTCAATTTCGTCGGTGTAGGCAACCCCGCCCAGGCCGCAGCAATGGGGGCATCGATTTTCGATATCACCCTGAAATACGATGAGATGGCGATGCACTATGTGCGGCAGCACCCCGAGTGCCGATATCTTTTTCTGAGCAGCGGTGCCGCCTATGGCGCAAGCTTTGATGTACCAGTGGATGAAAACACCAAGGCAGTTATTGCAATTAATAACCTGCAGCCGACGGATTGGTATGCCGTTGCCAAACTGCACGCCGAATGCCGACATCGTGCGCTGCCTCAATTGCCAATTATTGATATCAGGGTTTTTAATTATTTCAGCTGTACGCAAAATATCTCTGCGAGATTTCTGATTACAGATATGCTGCGCGCTATTCGTGAAAATGTCGTTTTGAAAATTTCATCCGAATACATCGTGCGTGACTACCTTCATCCATCAGATTTTTATAAATTGATCAGTGCACTTCTCTGCTCGCCCGCTGCGAATGCGGCTGTCGATTGTTATAGTCGAGCGCCGGTGGACAAACCAAATTTGCTAACAGTCTTCGAAAGAGAATTTGGCTTGAAATATGAAATCACGCAAGCAAGCAACAGTGTGAATGCAACGGGTAATAAGCCATATTACTACTCGCTTAATACTCGAGCCGCTAATTTTGGATATCAGCCTGCTTTGACTTCTTTGGAAGGGCTTGTGAAAGAAATGCAGATTTTTTTACAAGGATTGCCAAGAGATTTTTTTGGGAAATGA
- a CDS encoding transketolase family protein, translating into MRAAFSEALVRLATADPNVLLLTGDHGYALFDDFRKACPAQYINAGIAEQNMVGMAAGLARAGFRPFVYGLSAFIPVRVVEQIKLDVAHDKLPVVFIGDGAGFVYSHLGTSHQSTEDLACTRAIPDLSVYSPADRFEVTVCMDMAYKARASIYLRMGKSDRGDVHMAALQAKAGHLLQARSGAAGDIAFIATGSLVRTAVDIAAAGFPDATVWSAPFIKPIDTQQVTGICAKSRVVIVLEEHSVLGGLGSVITEIASEFAPVRILRIGVRDRFSHHCGTYEYLLKEHGLDRLTIERQIRDFLAAS; encoded by the coding sequence ATGAGGGCTGCTTTTTCCGAAGCGCTGGTTCGCTTGGCAACTGCTGACCCCAACGTTTTGCTGCTGACGGGCGACCATGGTTATGCCCTGTTTGATGATTTTCGTAAAGCATGCCCTGCGCAATACATCAATGCCGGTATTGCCGAACAAAATATGGTCGGAATGGCAGCGGGGCTGGCACGCGCTGGTTTTAGGCCCTTCGTCTATGGCTTAAGCGCTTTCATCCCTGTGCGCGTAGTTGAGCAAATTAAGCTTGATGTCGCCCATGACAAGCTTCCCGTGGTGTTCATTGGCGATGGGGCCGGGTTTGTCTACAGCCATCTTGGTACCAGCCACCAATCGACCGAGGATCTAGCCTGCACACGAGCGATCCCAGATTTATCGGTTTATTCTCCGGCGGACCGTTTTGAAGTGACTGTCTGTATGGATATGGCCTACAAGGCCAGGGCCTCAATCTATCTTCGCATGGGGAAGTCCGATCGCGGCGATGTGCACATGGCCGCGCTGCAGGCGAAAGCTGGTCATTTGCTACAAGCTAGGTCTGGAGCAGCTGGCGATATTGCCTTTATTGCGACCGGCTCACTTGTACGTACTGCGGTCGACATAGCCGCAGCAGGCTTCCCTGACGCCACTGTCTGGAGTGCGCCCTTCATCAAGCCCATTGATACCCAGCAGGTGACAGGAATTTGCGCGAAGAGTCGTGTCGTCATTGTGTTGGAAGAACATTCTGTGCTGGGCGGCCTGGGCTCAGTCATTACAGAAATCGCATCTGAGTTTGCTCCGGTGCGCATACTGCGAATTGGCGTGCGCGACCGTTTCTCTCATCACTGCGGCACCTATGAGTATTTGTTAAAGGAACATGGGCTGGATCGTCTAACGATTGAGCGCCAAATTCGTGACTTCCTCGCCGCGAGCTAA
- a CDS encoding transketolase, whose protein sequence is MISHAKTFDARVLRKTVLDMAYAGSTVHIGCAFSIIELLAVLYRNHLRYPGNDPLAAGRDYFVLSKGHGVMAQYACMRELGWLKDDAFSAYFADGSDLKGLSDSRIAGLEVTSGSLGHGFSVGVGMAMGAKLRGTDQKTYALVGDGEINEGPIWEGALFAGHHELRNFMVIVDENGFQAMGSTQEVLKLESIQAKFESFGFEAVTIDGHDEVAIDSAISQLWSSDSKSPKALIAKTVKGKGVPFMEHNNMWHYTRLDRETYAKALSAVEEGAK, encoded by the coding sequence ATGATTTCACACGCCAAAACTTTCGATGCCCGAGTGCTGCGCAAGACCGTGTTGGACATGGCCTATGCCGGCTCTACGGTTCACATTGGATGCGCGTTCTCCATCATTGAACTGCTTGCCGTCTTGTATAGAAATCATTTGCGATACCCCGGAAATGATCCGCTGGCCGCAGGTCGCGACTATTTTGTGCTTAGCAAAGGCCATGGAGTCATGGCGCAATATGCGTGCATGCGCGAATTGGGTTGGCTTAAAGATGACGCGTTTTCGGCGTATTTTGCCGATGGCAGCGATCTAAAAGGTTTATCTGATTCACGCATTGCTGGTCTAGAGGTGACTTCCGGCTCGCTGGGGCATGGCTTCTCGGTCGGTGTGGGCATGGCGATGGGGGCCAAGCTGCGTGGTACTGATCAGAAAACCTACGCATTGGTTGGGGATGGCGAGATCAATGAGGGGCCCATCTGGGAGGGGGCACTGTTTGCGGGACACCATGAACTTAGGAATTTCATGGTGATCGTCGACGAAAATGGCTTTCAGGCCATGGGCAGCACGCAAGAGGTGCTCAAACTGGAATCGATCCAAGCCAAGTTCGAAAGCTTTGGATTTGAAGCGGTCACCATCGATGGCCATGATGAGGTGGCCATTGACTCCGCGATATCCCAACTCTGGTCCAGCGACTCGAAATCGCCTAAGGCTCTCATCGCCAAAACCGTAAAAGGCAAAGGTGTTCCGTTCATGGAACATAATAATATGTGGCATTACACGCGGCTTGATAGAGAAACCTACGCAAAAGCCTTGTCCGCTGTGGAGGAGGGTGCAAAATGA
- the rfbH gene encoding lipopolysaccharide biosynthesis protein RfbH, which produces MKNVKTQAIRDQISKLVEEYAAIALAPEAFFPGVTIVPPSGKSLDATELKNMVDASLDGWLTTGRFNAAFEKKLAAFIGIKHLITVNSGSSANLVAFNTLTSPKLGERAIQKGDEVIGVAAGFPTTVNPILQFGAVPVFVDVDRLTHNVDASKIEAAIGPKTKAIMLAHSLGNPFNLDVVTALCKKYNLWLVEDCCDALGTTYRGQMVGTFGDIGTLSFYPAHHITMGEGGAVFTNSDELKTIAESFRDWGRDCYCQPGKDNTCGKRFCQQLGDLPFGYDHKYTYSHLGYNLKITDMQAACGLAQLDKAAQFIQARKDNFAFLKERLKDCEEFVNLPEPTEHSDPSWFGFPITLKENCPVSRLDLLTYLDQNKVGTRLLFAGNLTRQPYMVGANYRVSGDLTNTDNVMNNTFWIGVQPALTREMLEFAAQKIESYLGVNF; this is translated from the coding sequence ATGAAAAACGTCAAAACCCAAGCCATCCGCGACCAAATTTCTAAACTGGTCGAAGAATACGCTGCGATTGCCCTTGCCCCGGAAGCATTCTTTCCCGGAGTGACCATAGTTCCACCTTCTGGCAAGTCTCTCGACGCCACCGAGCTTAAGAATATGGTTGACGCTTCGCTCGACGGCTGGCTGACCACCGGCCGTTTCAATGCCGCGTTTGAGAAGAAACTCGCAGCCTTCATCGGCATCAAGCACCTGATTACAGTCAACTCGGGCTCTTCAGCCAATTTAGTGGCCTTCAATACTCTGACCTCGCCCAAGTTGGGCGAGCGTGCTATCCAAAAAGGTGACGAAGTCATCGGTGTGGCGGCTGGATTTCCCACCACCGTCAACCCGATCCTGCAATTTGGTGCGGTACCGGTGTTTGTCGATGTGGACAGGCTCACCCACAACGTTGATGCCAGCAAGATCGAAGCCGCTATTGGCCCCAAGACCAAGGCCATCATGCTGGCGCACAGCCTAGGCAACCCGTTCAACCTGGACGTGGTCACCGCCTTGTGCAAAAAATACAACTTGTGGTTGGTTGAAGACTGCTGCGACGCACTAGGCACAACCTACCGCGGTCAGATGGTCGGCACCTTCGGCGACATCGGAACTTTAAGCTTCTACCCGGCGCATCACATCACCATGGGTGAAGGTGGTGCGGTGTTCACCAACAGCGACGAACTCAAAACGATTGCCGAGAGCTTTCGCGACTGGGGTCGTGACTGTTATTGCCAGCCGGGCAAAGACAATACTTGCGGCAAACGTTTTTGCCAACAACTGGGCGATCTGCCATTCGGTTACGACCACAAGTACACATACAGTCATTTGGGCTACAACCTCAAAATCACCGACATGCAGGCTGCTTGTGGCTTGGCTCAGTTGGACAAGGCGGCGCAATTCATTCAGGCTCGCAAGGACAACTTTGCCTTCCTGAAAGAACGGCTGAAGGACTGCGAAGAATTTGTAAACCTGCCGGAGCCGACCGAGCACTCCGATCCCTCATGGTTCGGCTTCCCGATCACTCTGAAGGAGAATTGCCCGGTGTCTCGTCTGGACTTGTTGACCTATCTAGATCAAAACAAGGTTGGCACACGTCTTCTGTTCGCGGGTAACCTGACGCGCCAGCCCTACATGGTCGGGGCCAACTACCGTGTCAGTGGGGATCTGACCAATACCGACAATGTGATGAACAATACTTTCTGGATTGGAGTGCAGCCAGCGTTGACACGAGAAATGTTGGAGTTTGCGGCTCAGAAGATCGAGTCATATCTCGGCGTGAATTTTTAA
- the rfbG gene encoding CDP-glucose 4,6-dehydratase → MNPSFWYGKKVFLTGHTGFKGSWMSLWLQQLRAEVTGYALAPPTTPSLYDVAHVAQGMTSIIGDIREGAMLADAMRQAAPEIVIHMAAQPLVRRSYVDPVETYSTNVMGTVHLLEAVRQTPSVRAVVNVTTDKCYENKEWIWGYRENEPMGGFDPYSSSKGCAELITAAYRNSFFNASQHPVALATARAGNVIGGGDWADDRLIPDILRAIQAGLPVNIRNPHATRPWQHVLEPVSGYLALAAKLYIQGPAFAEAFNFGPAEEDVKPVQWIVEQLTQQWGAGASWQLDEGAHPHEARYLKLDCSKARTALGWSPRWNLGQALQAITTWHKAHHHDQDMRAVCLHQIKEYSAAV, encoded by the coding sequence ATGAACCCCTCATTTTGGTACGGTAAGAAAGTGTTCCTCACAGGACACACTGGTTTTAAAGGAAGTTGGATGAGCCTCTGGCTTCAGCAACTCCGCGCTGAGGTGACAGGCTACGCGCTGGCGCCACCTACCACCCCCAGCTTGTATGACGTAGCGCACGTCGCGCAAGGCATGACTTCCATCATTGGCGATATCCGTGAAGGTGCCATGTTGGCCGATGCCATGCGCCAAGCGGCTCCGGAAATCGTAATCCACATGGCTGCTCAGCCTCTGGTACGGCGCTCATACGTTGACCCGGTCGAAACCTATTCCACCAATGTCATGGGCACGGTGCATCTGCTTGAGGCCGTACGGCAGACGCCTTCGGTGCGTGCCGTTGTCAACGTCACGACCGACAAATGCTATGAAAACAAAGAGTGGATATGGGGCTATCGTGAAAACGAGCCCATGGGCGGCTTTGACCCCTACAGCAGCAGTAAAGGCTGCGCTGAGTTAATTACGGCGGCCTACCGCAATTCGTTCTTCAACGCCAGTCAGCACCCTGTGGCCTTGGCAACGGCTAGAGCCGGCAACGTGATTGGCGGCGGCGATTGGGCCGACGATCGGCTGATTCCAGACATCTTGCGAGCCATCCAGGCCGGCTTGCCTGTCAACATTCGCAACCCCCACGCGACACGCCCTTGGCAGCATGTATTGGAGCCTGTAAGCGGTTATCTGGCACTTGCTGCAAAGTTGTATATCCAAGGCCCGGCCTTTGCCGAAGCCTTTAACTTTGGTCCCGCTGAAGAAGACGTCAAGCCCGTGCAATGGATCGTTGAGCAGCTTACGCAGCAATGGGGTGCAGGTGCATCTTGGCAGCTTGATGAGGGCGCGCATCCGCATGAGGCTCGCTACCTAAAGCTGGACTGCTCAAAAGCACGTACTGCACTGGGTTGGAGCCCCCGTTGGAACTTGGGCCAAGCTCTTCAGGCGATCACGACTTGGCACAAGGCCCACCATCACGACCAAGATATGCGAGCCGTTTGCTTGCATCAGATAAAAGAATACTCGGCAGCTGTTTAA
- the rfbF gene encoding glucose-1-phosphate cytidylyltransferase, translating to MKAVILAGGLGTRISEETSVRPKPMIEIGGKPILWHILKTYSHHGITEFIICCGYKGYVIKEYFANYFLHMSDVTFDMSKNSMEVHQRNAEPWRVTLVDTGEDTMTGGRLKRVAPYLEDDEDFCFTYGDGVSDVNIKQLIDFHRAHGLQATLTATYPPGRFGALDIHQDLNVTSFKEKPKGDGGMINGGFFVLSPKVIALIANDETIWEREPLERLAESNQLKAYKHEGFWQPMDTLRDKTHLEELWQSGKAPWKVWA from the coding sequence ATGAAGGCGGTCATACTTGCTGGTGGATTAGGGACGCGTATTTCTGAGGAGACTTCCGTTCGCCCAAAACCCATGATCGAGATCGGTGGGAAGCCAATCTTGTGGCATATATTGAAGACATATTCTCACCATGGAATCACTGAATTTATTATCTGCTGTGGTTACAAAGGATATGTAATCAAAGAGTATTTTGCTAACTACTTTTTGCACATGTCAGATGTCACCTTTGATATGAGCAAGAACAGCATGGAAGTACATCAACGAAACGCTGAGCCTTGGCGCGTGACCTTGGTGGACACTGGAGAGGACACCATGACTGGGGGGCGCCTAAAGCGCGTGGCACCTTATCTCGAGGACGATGAAGACTTCTGCTTCACCTATGGTGATGGCGTTAGCGATGTCAACATAAAGCAGCTTATTGATTTTCACCGCGCTCACGGCCTGCAAGCCACCCTCACCGCCACCTACCCACCTGGGCGGTTTGGTGCGCTCGACATACACCAGGACTTGAACGTGACCTCATTCAAGGAAAAACCCAAAGGTGATGGCGGCATGATTAATGGGGGCTTCTTCGTGCTGTCGCCCAAGGTGATTGCTCTCATTGCCAATGACGAGACGATCTGGGAGCGTGAACCTTTGGAGAGACTCGCTGAATCTAACCAGCTAAAAGCCTATAAGCACGAAGGATTCTGGCAGCCTATGGATACTTTGCGAGACAAAACCCATCTCGAGGAGCTCTGGCAATCCGGCAAGGCCCCCTGGAAGGTATGGGCATGA